One part of the Marmota flaviventris isolate mMarFla1 chromosome 4, mMarFla1.hap1, whole genome shotgun sequence genome encodes these proteins:
- the LOC114087327 gene encoding PHD finger protein 11-like isoform X2 translates to MAHASPPRAESVRRAGDPELQDVLPFPTGIFQVAEKMEKRTCALCPKDLEYSVLYFAQSENIAAHECCLLYSSALVECEDHDPHNCDRNFDVESVKKEIQRGRKLKCTLCRERGATVGCDLKTCAKNYHFFCARKDNAFPQADGARGIYKVLCQHHAPRSPTNAQSADGVKRKRGRKKRLPTGIHVPQPETTTFNRFIKPMKEKNSGYPDAIVKTPFLKKCKEAGLLNDLFEEILDKLHLIQERLMDETTSESEYEEIGTSLFDCRLFEDTFVNFQAAIENKIHESEEMRQQLKEDIELLQDLKQTLCSFQENRDLRSSSTSESSLSS, encoded by the exons ATGGCCCACGCATCCCCGCCCAGGGCCGAGTCCGTGCGCCGCGCCGGCGACCCCGAGCTGCAGGACGTGCTGCCCTTCCCTACCG GTATCTTTCAGGTTgcagaaaagatggaaaaaaggaCATGTGCACTCTGCCCCAAAGATCTCGAGTATAGTGTCCTGTACTTTGCACAATCAGAGAATATAGCTGCTCATGAATGTTGTTTG CTGTATTCTTCAGCCCTTGTGGAATGTGAGGATCATGATCCACATAATTGTGATAGAAATTTTGATGTGGAAtcagtaaagaaagaaatccagAGAGGAAGAAAGTTG AAATGCACATTGTGTCGTGAAAGAGGAGCCACCGTGGGATGTGACTTAAAAACTTGTGCCAAGAACTACCACTTTTTCTGTGCCAGAAAGGACAACGCATTTCCACAGGCTGATGGAGCTCGAGGGATTTATAA GGTGTTATGCCAACATCATGCTCCCAGATCACCAACCAATGCTCAGAGTG ctGATGGAGTAAAAAGAAAacgaggaaggaagaaaagactcCCAACAGGCATTCATGTACCG CAACCCGAGACGACAACGTTCAATAGATTCATAAaaccaatgaaagaaaagaacagcGGCTACCCAG ATGCAATTGTGAAAACACCTTTTCTTAAGAAATGTAAGGAAGCAGGACTTCTTAATgacttatttgaagaaatattagATAAACTTCATTTGATTCAAGAAAGACTCATGGATGAAACTACTTCAGAATCAG AGTATGAAGAAATTGGGACTTCACTTTTTGACTGTAGATTGTTTGAAGACACATTTGTAAATTTTCAAGCAG CAATAGAGAATAAAATTCATGAATCTGAAGAAATGCGGCAGCAGCTGAAGGAAGACATTGAGCTACTTCAGGATTTAAAACAAACCTTGTGCTCTTTTCAAGAAAACAGAGACCTCAGGTCAAGTTCCACTTCAGAATCCTCTCTGTCTTCCTAA
- the LOC114087327 gene encoding PHD finger protein 11-like isoform X3: MEKRTCALCPKDLEYSVLYFAQSENIAAHECCLLYSSALVECEDHDPHNCDRNFDVESVKKEIQRGRKLKCTLCRERGATVGCDLKTCAKNYHFFCARKDNAFPQADGARGIYKVLCQHHAPRSPTNAQSADGVKRKRGRKKRLPTGIHVPQPETTTFNRFIKPMKEKNSGYPDAIVKTPFLKKCKEAGLLNDLFEEILDKLHLIQERLMDETTSESEYEEIGTSLFDCRLFEDTFVNFQAAIENKIHESEEMRQQLKEDIELLQDLKQTLCSFQENRDLRSSSTSESSLSS; encoded by the exons atggaaaaaaggaCATGTGCACTCTGCCCCAAAGATCTCGAGTATAGTGTCCTGTACTTTGCACAATCAGAGAATATAGCTGCTCATGAATGTTGTTTG CTGTATTCTTCAGCCCTTGTGGAATGTGAGGATCATGATCCACATAATTGTGATAGAAATTTTGATGTGGAAtcagtaaagaaagaaatccagAGAGGAAGAAAGTTG AAATGCACATTGTGTCGTGAAAGAGGAGCCACCGTGGGATGTGACTTAAAAACTTGTGCCAAGAACTACCACTTTTTCTGTGCCAGAAAGGACAACGCATTTCCACAGGCTGATGGAGCTCGAGGGATTTATAA GGTGTTATGCCAACATCATGCTCCCAGATCACCAACCAATGCTCAGAGTG ctGATGGAGTAAAAAGAAAacgaggaaggaagaaaagactcCCAACAGGCATTCATGTACCG CAACCCGAGACGACAACGTTCAATAGATTCATAAaaccaatgaaagaaaagaacagcGGCTACCCAG ATGCAATTGTGAAAACACCTTTTCTTAAGAAATGTAAGGAAGCAGGACTTCTTAATgacttatttgaagaaatattagATAAACTTCATTTGATTCAAGAAAGACTCATGGATGAAACTACTTCAGAATCAG AGTATGAAGAAATTGGGACTTCACTTTTTGACTGTAGATTGTTTGAAGACACATTTGTAAATTTTCAAGCAG CAATAGAGAATAAAATTCATGAATCTGAAGAAATGCGGCAGCAGCTGAAGGAAGACATTGAGCTACTTCAGGATTTAAAACAAACCTTGTGCTCTTTTCAAGAAAACAGAGACCTCAGGTCAAGTTCCACTTCAGAATCCTCTCTGTCTTCCTAA